A stretch of the Ornithodoros turicata isolate Travis chromosome 4, ASM3712646v1, whole genome shotgun sequence genome encodes the following:
- the LOC135393046 gene encoding uncharacterized protein LOC135393046: protein MWKRFGIKATSSDIKCCAPHPVDLNRFLYFVSDFPHLLKCLRNMLLKCGFDTPHGRIPLFGGSLHRGVPELLERLGATCKKWRVPEQEYCGRTESHPQEHYKPSGILIISWLSLSDDRKTQPGQFGTCFWHNQTDIWTE, encoded by the exons ATGTGGAAACGATTCGGCATTAAG GCTACATCCAGCGACATCAAGTGCTGCGCTCCTCACCCCGTCGACTTGAACAGGTTCCTTTATTTTGTGTCGGATTTCCCACACCTGCTCAAGTGTCTGCGAAACATGCTGCTCAAGTGTGGTTTTGATACACCACATGGAAGG aTTCCGCTCTTCGGAGGCAGCTTACATAGAGGAGTTCCTgagcttcttgaacgtctgggAGCAACATGCAAAAAGTGGCGGGTTCCTGAGCAAGAGTACTGCGGAAGGACTGAGAGTCACCCTCAAGAGCACTACAAGCCTTCTGGAATACTTATCATCTCATGGCTATCGCTATCTGATGACCGCAAGACTCAGCCAGGACAGTTTGGAACGTGTTTTTGGCATAATCAGACAGACATTTGGACCGAATGA